One part of the Vicia villosa cultivar HV-30 ecotype Madison, WI linkage group LG6, Vvil1.0, whole genome shotgun sequence genome encodes these proteins:
- the LOC131609488 gene encoding putative zinc transporter At3g08650 — translation MLHMAPNLKLRLGVSLLLILLSCFLVIGNSNAELENEVLHSKVRAAPHKDVGSVVIDGTGVENSYKVENGNNVVGNKKGGSSKVSVSTVALFTLAMAAATGLGAVPFFFVELDPQWAGLCNGMAAGVMLAASFDLIQEGQEYGSGSWVVTGILAGGIFIWLCQKFLEQYGEVSMLDLKGADATKVVLVIGIMTLHSFGEGSGVGVSFAGSKGFSQGLLVTLAIAVHNIPEGLAVSMVLASRGVSPQNAMLWSVITSLPQPIVAVPSFICADAFSKFLPFCTGFAAGCMIWMVIAEVLPDAFKEASPSQVASAATLSVAFMEALSTFFENFTHDYNSEDASGFFVSLLFGLGPFLGGIFLVAFALAFHLKHALLMGTACGIAFVLGAWRPLQLILSSKLGLIPVTFLLAMGAALVHISSSGVLKLAASKKTSAHSLPTITGFPLSIHTLQSFISCGAVAIHALAEGLALGVAAPKAYGLGRHMVLPVSLHGLPRGAAVASCIFGATDSWHGSLAAAAIIGFMGPISAIGAILSGIDYSGLDHIMVLACGGLIPSFSSVVKRSLSLDKRKSTCGLIIGIGFATLCLTFTRLVCLHTPYCNSAPEAVR, via the exons ATGTTGCACATGGCTCCAAATCTGAAGTTAAGATTAGGTGTTTCCTTGTTGTTAATACTGTTGAGCTGCTTTCTTGTAATCGGAAATTCGAATGCGGAATTGGAAAATGAAGTTTTGCATAGTAAGGTAAGAGCTGCTCCACATAAGGATGTTGGATCCGTTGTAATTGATGGTACTGGTGTAGAGAATTCGTATAAGGTTGAGAATGGAAATAATGTGGTGGGTAATAAGAAGGGTGGAAGCAGTAAAGTTTCGGTTTCGACGGTTGCGTTGTTTACGTTGGCAATGGCAGCTGCCACTGGTTTAGGTGCAGTGCCGTTTTTCTTTGTAGAACTTGATCCACAATGGGCCGGGTTATGTAACGGAATGGCTGCAGGTGTTATGTTGGCTGCGAGTTTTGATTTAATACAGGAAGGGCAGGAGTATGGTTCTGGAAGCTGGGTTGTTACTGGAATTCTAGCTGGTGGGATCTTTATTTGGCTATGTCAAAAG TTTCTTGAGCAATACGGGGAAGTAAGCATGTTGGATTTAAAAGGTGCTGATGCAACCAAAGTTGTTCTTGTCATTGGAATCATGACTCTACATTCTTTTGGAGAGGGATCTGGGGTTGGGGTCTCCTTTGCTGGCTCAAAGGGTTTTAGTCAAGGCCTGTTGGTAACCTTGGCTATTGCGGTGCACAACATACCCGAGGGATTAGCTGTGAGCATGGTGCTTGCATCAAGGGGTGTTTCTCCACAAAATGCTATGTTATGGAGTGTAATTACATCTCTACCGCAG CCAATTGTAGCTgttccttctttcatttgtgcGGATGCATTCAGCAAGTTTCTTCCTTTTTGTACGGGATTTGCTGCTGGATGCATGATTTGGATGGTTATTGCTGAAGTACTTCCTGATGCATTCAAG GAAGCCTCACCTTCGCAGGTTGCATCAGCTGCAACCCTTTCTGTAGCATTTATGGAAGCTCTCAGCACCTTCTTTGAGAACTTCACCCATGATTACAA CTCTGAGGATGCTTCTGGCTTCTTTGTTTCATTACTTTTTGGCCTAGGCCCGTTTCTTGGCGGGATTTTTCTGGTTGCATTTGCTCTTGCTTTTCATCTCAAGCACGCCCTTCTCATGGGCACTGCTTGCGGTATTGCCTTTGTCCTTGGTGCTTGGCGACCCTTACAGCTTATTTTGTCTTCAAAATTGGGACTTATTCCTGTCACGTTTCTCCTTGCAATGGGAGCCGCTTTGGTCCACATATCTTCTTCTGGTGTATTGAAGCTTGCTGCTTCAAAAAAAACCTCAGCCCATAGCTTACCTACAATCACTGGCTTCCCACTCAGTATTCACACCCTTCAATCATTCATATCATGTGGTGCAGTTGCTATTCATGCTCTGGCTGAAGGACTTGCATTGGGAGTGGCTGCCCCAAAGGCATATGGACTTGGTCGTCATATGGTCCTTCCAGTCTCTTTACACGGGCTTCCTCGAGGTGCAGCTGTGGCTAGCTGTATATTTGGAGCCACTGATAGCTGGCATGGTTCTCTTGCAGCAGCTGCCATAATTGGATTCATGGGTCCGATATCTGCAATTGGAGCTATTCTAAGTGGTATCGATTATAGTGGTCTTGATCACATTATGGTTCTTGCCTGTGGGGGATTAATTCCTAGCTTTAGCAGTGTAGTTAAGAGATCGCTTAGTTTGGATAAACGGAAAAGCACTTGTGGCCTTATCATAGGTATCGGTTTTGCTACTTTATGTCTAACATTCACTAGATTGGTTTGCTTGCATACACCATACTGTAATTCTGCACCAGAGGCTGTAAGATAA
- the LOC131609489 gene encoding protein RETICULATA-RELATED 2, chloroplastic-like produces MASMALLRFTPPSGKTNSHAIPFSSPSSPPLLSNRSLYLTKPTHLPQRLKLSFAGGEGGDGVGRGGGSGGGGGENWGGAGKDDGNSNSKDSSFGILGLFLNGWRSRVAADPQFPFKVLMEELVGVSACVLGDMASRPNFGLNELDFVFSTLVVGAILNFTLMYLLAPTLGSASASVPAIFASCPKSHMFEPGAFSLIDRLGTLVYKGTIFAAVGFGAGLAGTALSNGLIKLRKKMDPTFETPNKAPPTLLNSLTWAAHMGVSSNLRYQTLNGAEFLLEKAVNPLVFKASVLVLRVVNNVLGGMSFVVLARLTGAQSSGEKKPSELEVGLIEKAERERVEEALESSNQTTPTK; encoded by the coding sequence ATGGCAAGTATGGCTCTTTTGCGTTTTACACCCCCCTCTGGTAAAACAAACAGCCATGCAATTCCATTTTCATCTCCATCGTCACCTCCACTGTTGAGTAACCGTTCTTTGTATCTCACCAAACCAACCCATTTGCCTCAAAGATTGAAGCTTTCGTTTGctggaggtgaaggaggtgatggGGTTGGCCGTGGTGGTGGTAGTGGTGGTGGTGGAGGTGAGAATTGGGGTGGTGCTGGTAAGGATGATGGAAACTCAAATTCCAAAGATTCGTCTTTTGGGATTTTgggtttgtttctgaatggttgGAGATCAAGGGTTGCTGCTGATCCACAATTTCCTTTCAAGGTTTTGATGGAAGAGTTGGTTGGTGTTTCTGCATGTGTTTTAGGTGATATGGCTTCGAGGCCTAATTTCGGTTTGAACGAACTCGACTTTGTTTTTTCAACTCTTGTTGTCGGTGCTATTCTCAATTTCACTCTCATGTATCTGTTAGCACCAACCTTAGGATCTGCTTCAGCTAGTGTGCCTGCAATCTTTGCTTCCTGTCCTAAGAGTCACATGTTTGAGCCCGGTGCTTTTAGTTTGATTGATAGGTTAGGTACTTTGGTCTACAAAGGAACCATTTTCGCTGCTGTTGGATTCGGTGCAGGTCTTGCTGGGACCGCGCTTTCAAACGGGTTGATTaagttgaggaagaagatggatcCAACGTTTGAAACACCGAACAAAGCGCCACCTACTTTACTCAACTCTCTCACTTGGGCTGCTCATATGGGTGTCAGCAGCAACTTAAGGTACCAAACACTAAACGGTGCCGAGTTCCTGTTGGAGAAAGCGGTTAATCCTTTGGTGTTCAAGGCGTCCGTGTTGGTGCTTAGGGTTGTGAACAATGTTCTTGGAGGAATGTCTTTTGTGGTCTTGGCAAGGTTGACAGGAGCACAAAGTTCCGGTGAAAAGAAGCCGTCGGAATTGGAGGTTGGATTGATTGAGAAAGCTGAAAGGGAAAGGGTAGAAGAAGCTTTGGAGAGTAGCAACCAAACAACACCAACAAAGTGA